The sequence cggAACATAGTTTTTTTCCCTGTTCATTTTCGTTTATAAGCCAGTATAtttgcgtgtgtgtgtgtgttttttaaTCTTTTGGACATCAAATTTCGTTTACAGAGCCGTAACCAGCAGCATAAATGTTTATATAACTGTTCTTTTGGACTGAGGGAGCTAGCTGTAACAAGCAGCAGGCAGCACGTGCAGTCAGCTGCAAACGCATGCATGCACTGTTTGGTGCCTCGACGACAAACTACGTGCTGGAcgaccacacacacacacacacacacgcggACACATCTCTGTGACTGACTCTGTCTGACTGTCTCTGCCGCctaccgacgacgacgacgatggcttCTACCGTTCTACGTGGACTTCGCATGGATGGAGGCATTTCTTGGCAGGCCGCCTGGGGCCTCCACGAGCCCACACAGAAAACGTTCCGTTGGCGGCAGCCCCGCAGCGTGCACGACGATGTCAGGTTCTGATGAACGGGCCAGCGGCCAGGCCGGGCCCCCGCCACTGTCACACAAGACGACGACGCTCGTCACGTGCACGCTGACACACGCAACGGCACCTGCTTGCTTGCCATCCATATGCGTCTGCAGCGGAGGAAGACTGCCGGCTAGCTGTGGACTTTTCACAGACTTCACCGTCGCTACGAGCTGGGCATGGAATGGTGGGCCTACTACGTTCTTCCGTCGATCAGGACGCTCGTGTTCTTTTCTCGCTGTCCGTCTCCCGTTGCATGATGCTCTCGCTCTGCAGCCTATATTCCAGAGTCATGAACGTTATCCCTTCTCGTTTTCTAGGGTTCCCTGCATTACTCGGGGCACTGTTCATCCTGAAAGAGATAGAAGGGTATCAGCTGTCTCAAGAAGAAGATCAATGATGCTCGTGCAAGCAATTCATCATGGCCGTGCTACATCAACGTTAACTACAATACGTACAATATTAAATACAGACGTCTCAATTAACCATATATACAGCAATGTGGCAGAAATGATACATCAGCCTACATTCCAGACGTCTCACTGCCATGTAAATCAGAGTGGCGCTCTTATATATAAAAAGGCAGTATTCCCCCCATAGTCCATTCAACTCCACCGCGACCATTTAAGCAACACAGCAGCGGCATCTCAGCTCTGTTCCCAGCTAGTTAGCCGCGGCGCCATGGCTCCTCTGCTGTTCAGGGACATGAAGGGGCTCTCGTGCTCGTCCCAGGCGTCCACGGCGACATGCCCGAGCCTGGAGCGGCACCCGGCGCCCCGCCCACACAAGGCCAGCGCCGGCGCCAGCCCCCTGGCTCCCGTTCCTGCTGCCGAGCCCAGGACCAGGACGCACCGGCTTGACGGCAAGAAAGGACAGCAGCCGCAGCACAAGGCTGCCGTCGTCCCCGCGAACGCCGGTGGTGGCCTCGTCAGCCCCGCCGGCTCGTCCAGGTACCTGCTGCTGAGCGGCCGCTTCGCCGCCGTCGCCGAGGAGATCCAGGAGGTGCTGGAGCCTGCCCCGGCCGTCGACGCCATCGCCAAGCGGGAGGAAGCTAGTGACGCTGCTGATGCCAAGACCGCGCAGGCGCAGGAGCAGGTGAGAGCGAACAGTCCTCCACTTacctagcaattaatctagcatgcgCTACTTTACTTGTGCGCTTCTTCCTTCTTTTTAAACACTTGGCCCTACTCTTGTTGATTAGACCAAAAAAAAAAAACGATAGAAAACCACAAGTGAGATTATGTGATCAGTAGCAGCCATCATATTCATACCAGTGTTCGTGTAGGGGGCTCCCAGGGTTTATATATACAGTACAATGTTTTCTCGTCTGATATCTTGAGCTCCCAGGCGAAGTACTGAAGTTAGTTTTGATCCAAATACCATGATTACATGCGGATATATAGGTTTCTTGtaaaagtttggttaaagattctGTAGTGCAAACTGCAAACGCCTGTTCATATAAAATTTGTCAAACTCCAAGACGAAGCCAGCAATTGCTATATTCGCTGACGAAAGCAAGCGTACATGTGTTTCCATTGAGCTGAGCTCCAGCGCCGTCTGCATTGGCATCTCTTTTACCAGGTGGTGGTTGTGCTCAAGGTATCCCTGCACTGCAAAGCGTGCGCCGGGAAAGTGAAGAAGCACCTCTCCAAGATGGAAGGTGAGCCCCTGGCTGGCACTGGCAGCTGCTGAAACTTCTGTTCAGAGTCATTAAAAACTTAAACGACAAGAGGACCACGACTAATTAACCCTTTTCCTGGTTCTGTTTCTGTTCTAACCCTTCTCCTGCGCAGGCGTGACGTCGTTCAACATCGATTTCGCGGCGAAGAAGGTGACGGTGGTCGGCGACGTGACGCCGCTGGGCGTGCTCAGCAGCGTGTCCAAGGTGAAGAACGCCCAGCTCTGGGCGGCGCCACCGGCGATAGCCGCCGCCTGAATGAAGGGAGCCGTATCCCGGTTGGCCGTGGGCCGTGGCTGCTGCTAGGGATAGGGAGTCGTCGACCAGCATGCGTCCACCGTGTCCCGGCTGGCAGCTGGCACTTGAATGCAGCAGCTTTGGTTCTTTCCTGTGCGGTCGTCTCGTGAGTTGTTGTGGCCCTCTCTCCTCTCTTGTTTCGCTGTGGTTGGCGCCATGCGAGGTGAATGCGATCTCTTGCCTGGTGCTGCTCCAGTGCTTCCATCTGCTTCTGCTGTGGATGGGTCACTCTGCTTTCTCCTCTGTGATGTAAGACTGTAATTAACATAAGAATGGGATTTCATTGCTGTCATGGTCTTTTCATAAACGTGACTGGCGTGTAGCTGGTTCCTATCTCCAGCAAGCAAACAGAAGCTTGCCCTTAATGTTTTTTAAAGGAAAAAATTAATCTGATTTATAATGTACTAACAAATATCATTATCGATCGAAAACGATTGCTAGCTGGTAAAAAAATTACCCGGTTTCATAACTATTCTACTT is a genomic window of Zea mays cultivar B73 chromosome 5, Zm-B73-REFERENCE-NAM-5.0, whole genome shotgun sequence containing:
- the LOC100284782 gene encoding metal ion binding protein, encoding MAPLLFRDMKGLSCSSQASTATCPSLERHPAPRPHKASAGASPLAPVPAAEPRTRTHRLDGKKGQQPQHKAAVVPANAGGGLVSPAGSSRYLLLSGRFAAVAEEIQEVLEPAPAVDAIAKREEASDAADAKTAQAQEQVVVVLKVSLHCKACAGKVKKHLSKMEGVTSFNIDFAAKKVTVVGDVTPLGVLSSVSKVKNAQLWAAPPAIAAA